A DNA window from Hevea brasiliensis isolate MT/VB/25A 57/8 chromosome 2, ASM3005281v1, whole genome shotgun sequence contains the following coding sequences:
- the LOC110661671 gene encoding transcription factor bHLH67 isoform X2 has translation MEKLQGPFDPCFLGEHLDVEGLEQCFVNTESLRFEEEETQFSMPSLEDKMPFLQMLQEVEYPPFLPLKEPNFQTLLKLQHLKRPWDVNTYTTETDTQIQALELESCVTHDMADLHSPVKSEAKDLQNPRSNFCLEDVSPEPNQRQTNSIGHFCKERNSVSSFPWTHPQTVLNETHFSNTSPVVPKERRKRKRTRPTKNKEEVESQRMTHIAVERNRRRQMNDHLNSLRSLMPPSYVQRAECNIQRENGDCEEEAKVKRKSEAAEIEVTVIKNHVNLKIQSERKTGQLLRAIVALDDLRLTVLHLNITTSSETTVLYSFNLKIEDDCKLEAADEIAATVDDIFSIINGS, from the exons ATGGAGAAGCTTCAAGGCCCTTTTGATCCTTGT TTCTTAGGTGAACATCTGGATGTAGAGGGCTTAGAACAATGTTTTGTAAACACAGAAAGTTTGAGatttgaggaagaagaaacaCAATTCTCAATGCCAAGTTTGGAAGACAAAATGCCTTTTCTTCAAATGCTACAAGAGGTAGAATACCCACCTTTTTTACCCCTCAAAGAACCTAACTTTCAGACATTACTAAAACTCCAACACCTCAAAAGGCCATGGGATGTGAACACCTACACCACTGAAACGGACACCCAAATTCAAGCGCTGGAGCTTGAAAGTTGTGTCACTCATGACATGGCTGATTTGCACTCACCAGTCAAATCAGAAGCGAAAGATCTTCAGAACCCTCGTTCAAATTTCTGTCTTGAAGATGTAAGCCCCGAGCCTAACCAAAGACAAACCAACTCAATAGGACACTTTTGCAAAGAACGTAACTCAGTCTCGTCATTTCCATGGACTCACCCACAAACCGTGCTCAACGAGACCCACTTTTCCAATACTTCTCCAGTAGTCCCCAAGGAACGAAGAAAGCGAAAGCGAACAAGGCCAACGAAGAACAaagaagaagtggagagtcagcGCATGACCCACATTGCTGTGGAACGCAACCGCCGTCGCCAAATGAACGACCACCTCAACTCTCTCCGCTCTCTCATGCCCCCCTCCTACGTACAAAGG GCAGAGTGTAATATCCAGAGGGAGAACGGAGATTGTGAAGAGGAAGCCAAGGTGAAGAGAAAATCGGAGGCGGCGGAGATAGAGGTGACAGTCATAAAAAATCATGTAAATTTGAAAATTCAGAGTGAAAGGAAGACAGGCCAGTTGTTGAGAGCCATTGTTGCATTGGATGATCTTAGGCTTACAGTTTTGCACCTTAACATCACGACTTCTTCTGAAACTACAGTTCTTTATTCATTCAACCTTAAG ATAGAGGATGACTGTAAGCTGGAAGCAGCGGACGAAATAGCAGCAACAGTTGATGACATATTCAGCATTATCAACGGCAGCTGA
- the LOC110661673 gene encoding protein CURVATURE THYLAKOID 1B, chloroplastic has product MASTSSTTLSISSSSSLVDAKAPRQSAAASSQCVTLPTLPPPPVQSQNRPWNTTAYCRKIARNVMAMATGEAPAEVATTELPEIVKTIQEAWDQVEDKYAVSSLAVAGVVALWGSTGLISAIDRLPLIPGVLEVVGIGYTGWFAYKNLIFKPDREALVAKIKATYSEIIGSS; this is encoded by the exons ATGGCCTCAACTTCCTCCACAACCTTATCGATCTCCTCTTCATCAAGCCTTGTTGACGCCAAGGCTCCTCGCCAATCAGCAGCTGCATCATCACAATGTGTGACCCTCCCCACCCTTCCTCCTCCTCCTGTCCAGTCTCAGAACCGTCCCTGGAACACCACTGCTTATT GTCGAAAGATAGCGCGAAATGTTATGGCTATGGCTACAGGAGAGGCTCCAGCTGAGGTTGCTACAACTGAGCTGCCAGAGATTGTCAAGACAATTCAGGAAGCT TGGGATCAGGTGGAAGACAAGTATGCAGTGTCTTCACTAGCAGTGGCTGGAGTAGTTGCCCTTTGGGGTTCCACTGGGTTGATCTCG GCAATTGATAGGCTTCCTTTGATTCCTGGGGTTCTTGaggttgttggcattggttacaCTGGA TGGTTTGCATACAAGAACCTTATTTTCAAACCTGACAG GGAAGCTTTGGTAGCAAAAATAAAAGCCACATACAGCGAAATAATTGGGAGCAGCTAA
- the LOC110661671 gene encoding transcription factor bHLH67 isoform X1, whose translation MEKLQGPFDPCFLGEHLDVEGLEQCFVNTESLRFEEEETQFSMPSLEDKMPFLQMLQEVEYPPFLPLKEPNFQTLLKLQHLKRPWDVNTYTTETDTQIQALELESCVTHDMADLHSPVKSEAKDLQNPRSNFCLEDVSPEPNQRQTNSIGHFCKERNSVSSFPWTHPQTVLNETHFSNTSPVVPKERRKRKRTRPTKNKEEVESQRMTHIAVERNRRRQMNDHLNSLRSLMPPSYVQRGDQASIIGGAIDFVKELEQLLQSLEAQKRMRKTEEAVAAMDISSNWLFTSQAECNIQRENGDCEEEAKVKRKSEAAEIEVTVIKNHVNLKIQSERKTGQLLRAIVALDDLRLTVLHLNITTSSETTVLYSFNLKIEDDCKLEAADEIAATVDDIFSIINGS comes from the exons ATGGAGAAGCTTCAAGGCCCTTTTGATCCTTGT TTCTTAGGTGAACATCTGGATGTAGAGGGCTTAGAACAATGTTTTGTAAACACAGAAAGTTTGAGatttgaggaagaagaaacaCAATTCTCAATGCCAAGTTTGGAAGACAAAATGCCTTTTCTTCAAATGCTACAAGAGGTAGAATACCCACCTTTTTTACCCCTCAAAGAACCTAACTTTCAGACATTACTAAAACTCCAACACCTCAAAAGGCCATGGGATGTGAACACCTACACCACTGAAACGGACACCCAAATTCAAGCGCTGGAGCTTGAAAGTTGTGTCACTCATGACATGGCTGATTTGCACTCACCAGTCAAATCAGAAGCGAAAGATCTTCAGAACCCTCGTTCAAATTTCTGTCTTGAAGATGTAAGCCCCGAGCCTAACCAAAGACAAACCAACTCAATAGGACACTTTTGCAAAGAACGTAACTCAGTCTCGTCATTTCCATGGACTCACCCACAAACCGTGCTCAACGAGACCCACTTTTCCAATACTTCTCCAGTAGTCCCCAAGGAACGAAGAAAGCGAAAGCGAACAAGGCCAACGAAGAACAaagaagaagtggagagtcagcGCATGACCCACATTGCTGTGGAACGCAACCGCCGTCGCCAAATGAACGACCACCTCAACTCTCTCCGCTCTCTCATGCCCCCCTCCTACGTACAAAGG GGTGACCAAGCGTCGATTATAGGAGGTGCAATAGACTTCGTGAAGGAACTAGAGCAGCTTCTACAGTCTCTGGAAGCACAAAAGAGAATGAGAAAAACAGAAGAAGCTGTAGCTGCCATGGACATTTCATCTAACTGGTTGTTTACTTCGCAGGCAGAGTGTAATATCCAGAGGGAGAACGGAGATTGTGAAGAGGAAGCCAAGGTGAAGAGAAAATCGGAGGCGGCGGAGATAGAGGTGACAGTCATAAAAAATCATGTAAATTTGAAAATTCAGAGTGAAAGGAAGACAGGCCAGTTGTTGAGAGCCATTGTTGCATTGGATGATCTTAGGCTTACAGTTTTGCACCTTAACATCACGACTTCTTCTGAAACTACAGTTCTTTATTCATTCAACCTTAAG ATAGAGGATGACTGTAAGCTGGAAGCAGCGGACGAAATAGCAGCAACAGTTGATGACATATTCAGCATTATCAACGGCAGCTGA